A genome region from Paracoccus stylophorae includes the following:
- a CDS encoding ornithine cyclodeaminase family protein codes for MVAIIGAEAEDRLDWLALTDALAHGHTLPMAEVADSFLYRGEDTLLTRSAWIDGLGLAIKPATVFPGNPRAGLPMVNGAVTLLDDRTGQLQALVDFHLVTRWKTAGDSLLSARRLARPDARQALIVGAGKVAASMVLAYRAAFPDIRIAIWNRTASAAADLAARMNAEATQDLPEAVAAADLIATTTMARDPVIRGAWLKPGTHLDLIGAYRPDMREVDDEALRRARLFVDSRKTTIGHIGEIQIPLDQGVIAESDILADFYDLASGAYARLSDDEITIAKNGGGAHLDLMTARYILDAAA; via the coding sequence ATGGTCGCGATCATCGGTGCCGAGGCAGAGGACCGTCTGGACTGGCTTGCCCTGACCGACGCGCTGGCCCACGGCCACACCCTGCCCATGGCCGAGGTGGCCGACAGCTTTCTTTATCGCGGCGAGGATACGTTGCTGACCCGGTCGGCCTGGATCGACGGGCTGGGGCTTGCGATCAAGCCGGCGACGGTGTTTCCCGGCAACCCCCGCGCCGGCCTGCCGATGGTGAACGGCGCGGTGACGCTGCTTGACGACCGGACCGGCCAGCTTCAGGCGCTGGTCGATTTCCATCTGGTGACCCGCTGGAAGACCGCCGGCGACAGCCTGCTGTCGGCGCGGCGTCTGGCGCGACCCGATGCGCGGCAGGCGCTGATCGTGGGGGCGGGCAAGGTCGCCGCCTCGATGGTGCTGGCCTATCGCGCGGCTTTCCCCGACATCCGCATCGCCATCTGGAACCGCACCGCCAGCGCCGCCGCCGATCTGGCCGCCCGCATGAACGCCGAGGCCACGCAGGATCTGCCGGAGGCCGTGGCTGCCGCCGACCTGATCGCCACCACCACCATGGCGCGCGACCCCGTGATCCGCGGCGCATGGCTGAAACCCGGCACGCATCTGGACCTGATCGGCGCCTATCGCCCCGACATGCGCGAGGTGGACGACGAGGCCCTGCGCCGCGCCCGCCTGTTCGTGGACAGCCGCAAGACCACCATCGGCCATATCGGAGAGATCCAGATCCCGCTGGACCAAGGCGTCATCGCCGAATCCGACATTCTGGCCGATTTCTACGATCTGGCCTCGGGCGCCTATGCGCGCCTCTCGGATGACGAGATCACCATCGCCAAGAACGGCGGCGGCGCGCATCTGGACCTGATGACCGCGCGCTATATCCTTGATGCGGCCGCCTAA
- a CDS encoding Na/Pi cotransporter family protein has product MGSLTVFFQLAGAVALLLFGLRLVRDGMTDAFGVKLKTALGLGTRTGPRAFLSGLIATLGLQSSTATALMTASFVERGMIRARMAQIALLGANVGTALTALIVSAGIEAIAPGLLFVGYVLARQPRASMSGSGRALIGIGLMLISLTLLSVATEPLRNAPAMAAFLAMLDDAWPVAMLFAAGLAVICSSSLAAVLLILTLGVGPGLTIVLVLGANLGGAVPPVLATLRSSVAARRLTVGNLVVRAIGCLAVLPLAGPAGEAIGMLPFPRTDLAVEAHLLFNIALAATIWPFTGLVTRLVARMLPIEDLPDDMAPQWLDESALETPPLALAGASREALAIGDAIERMLNQTRDAFQSNDPAPLAEVAAQEKRVDRRQHQVKSYLSRLGREASEEDKRRSITILDYVINLEHIGDIIDRNLAPEVRKKIGLGLWFSDEGYAELDRMFLMTQENLRMAQTVFMTRDRDLARRLMEAKIDIRNVERQSAQRHLIRLREGREESHDTSSLHLDMLRDLKRINAHVVAVAHPILDEEGLLVESRLREG; this is encoded by the coding sequence TTGGGGTCGCTGACGGTCTTTTTTCAGCTTGCAGGCGCGGTGGCGCTGTTGCTGTTCGGGCTGCGGCTGGTCAGGGACGGCATGACCGATGCCTTCGGCGTCAAGCTAAAGACGGCCCTGGGTCTGGGGACGCGCACCGGGCCGCGCGCCTTCCTGTCGGGGCTGATCGCGACGCTGGGGCTGCAAAGTTCGACCGCGACGGCGCTGATGACCGCGTCCTTCGTGGAACGCGGCATGATCCGGGCGCGCATGGCGCAGATCGCGTTGCTGGGCGCGAATGTGGGCACCGCGCTGACCGCGCTGATCGTGTCGGCGGGGATCGAGGCGATCGCGCCGGGGCTGCTGTTTGTCGGCTATGTTCTGGCGCGCCAGCCGCGCGCCTCGATGTCGGGCAGCGGCAGGGCGCTGATCGGCATCGGGCTGATGCTGATTTCGCTGACGCTGCTGTCGGTGGCGACCGAGCCGCTGCGCAACGCGCCCGCGATGGCCGCGTTTCTGGCCATGCTGGACGATGCCTGGCCGGTCGCGATGCTGTTTGCCGCCGGGCTGGCGGTGATCTGTTCGTCGTCGCTGGCCGCGGTGCTGCTGATCCTGACGCTTGGGGTCGGGCCGGGGCTGACCATCGTGCTGGTGCTGGGCGCCAATCTGGGCGGGGCGGTGCCGCCGGTTCTGGCGACGCTGCGTTCCTCGGTCGCGGCGCGGCGGCTGACGGTGGGCAATCTGGTGGTGCGCGCCATCGGCTGTCTGGCGGTGCTGCCGCTGGCCGGGCCGGCGGGCGAGGCCATCGGGATGCTGCCGTTTCCGCGCACCGATCTGGCGGTCGAGGCGCATCTTCTGTTCAACATCGCGCTGGCGGCGACGATCTGGCCCTTTACCGGGCTGGTGACGCGGCTGGTGGCGCGCATGCTGCCGATCGAGGATCTGCCCGACGACATGGCGCCGCAATGGCTGGACGAAAGCGCGCTGGAGACGCCGCCGCTGGCGCTGGCCGGGGCCAGCCGCGAGGCGCTGGCCATCGGCGACGCGATCGAGCGGATGCTGAACCAGACGCGCGACGCCTTTCAAAGCAACGACCCCGCCCCGCTGGCCGAGGTCGCGGCGCAGGAAAAGCGCGTCGACCGAAGGCAGCATCAGGTCAAGTCGTATCTGTCGCGTCTGGGCCGCGAGGCCAGCGAAGAGGACAAGCGCCGGTCGATCACGATTCTGGATTACGTGATCAATCTGGAACATATCGGCGACATCATCGACCGCAACCTGGCGCCCGAGGTGCGCAAGAAGATCGGGCTGGGGCTGTGGTTCTCGGACGAGGGGTATGCCGAGCTGGACCGGATGTTCCTGATGACGCAGGAAAACCTGCGCATGGCGCAGACCGTCTTCATGACCCGCGACCGCGATCTGGCCCGCCGCCTGATGGAGGCCAAGATCGACATCCGCAATGTCGAGCGCCAGTCGGCCCAGCGCCACCTGATCCGCCTGCGCGAGGGGCGCGAGGAATCGCACGACACCTCGTCGCTGCACCTCGACATGCTGCGCGACCTGAAACGGATCAACGCCCATGTCGTGGCGGTGGCGCATCCGATTCTGGACGAGGAGGGTCTGCTGGTCGAAAGCCGCCTGCGCGAGGGTTAG
- a CDS encoding 5'-nucleotidase, lipoprotein e(P4) family: MSDTIRRHPREHAMAIRYQQRSAEVRMLQRQCYALATLRLRAAVDAAGGRGAGLAVVSDIDETILDNTAIMAHAMTHQGDNVETWKLWEREGDPHLIPGAADFFDLADRLGVTIFYVSDRFNENKLATIATLSRLNLPQVSADHVQLFGPPKAERRAAIERDHRIILQLGDTLHDFHGAFAGVGLDDQHRLAEEHADRFGDDWIMFPNAAHGTWMEAEIRPWTAPSRPRR; this comes from the coding sequence ATGAGCGACACGATCCGGCGCCACCCGCGCGAACATGCCATGGCGATCCGTTACCAGCAGCGTTCGGCCGAGGTGCGGATGCTGCAACGCCAGTGCTATGCGCTGGCGACGCTGCGGCTGCGCGCGGCGGTGGATGCGGCGGGCGGTCGCGGCGCCGGTCTGGCCGTGGTCAGCGACATCGACGAGACGATCCTGGACAACACCGCGATCATGGCCCACGCCATGACCCATCAGGGCGACAATGTCGAAACCTGGAAATTATGGGAACGCGAGGGCGATCCGCACCTGATCCCCGGCGCGGCCGATTTCTTCGATCTGGCCGACCGTCTGGGGGTGACGATTTTCTATGTCTCGGACCGTTTCAACGAAAACAAGCTGGCGACCATCGCCACGCTGTCGCGGCTGAACCTGCCGCAGGTCAGCGCCGATCACGTGCAGCTGTTCGGCCCGCCCAAGGCCGAACGCCGCGCCGCCATCGAACGCGACCACCGCATCATCCTGCAACTGGGCGACACGCTGCATGATTTCCACGGCGCCTTTGCGGGGGTCGGGCTGGACGATCAGCACCGCCTGGCCGAGGAACATGCCGACCGCTTCGGCGACGACTGGATCATGTTTCCCAACGCCGCCCACGGCACCTGGATGGAGGCCGAGATCCGGCCCTGGACCGCGCCCAGCCGCCCGCGCCGCTGA
- a CDS encoding 5'-nucleotidase, lipoprotein e(P4) family, giving the protein MIYRHAMLALPALLLAGPALAQDSAAPADDCAVAEFSMGLRFQQQSAEIRALQRQAFNLATMRLDAAVEGADDPAKLAVVTDLDETVIDNSALLARDLADCHMYDVWDTWLPWERDGDPTLVPGAREFLDHADGLGVTIRYVSDRSDQQKQHTLDTLSELGLPQVSEESVLLLGPPKTERRDLVAQDHQIVLLLGDTLHDFDGRFRKTPLEDQKATVDEEAAKWGDMWIVLPNASYGTWSDATLTEWQAEPVIEPWE; this is encoded by the coding sequence ATGATCTATCGCCACGCGATGCTGGCGCTGCCCGCGCTGTTGCTGGCCGGCCCCGCCCTTGCGCAGGACAGCGCCGCGCCCGCCGACGACTGCGCGGTCGCGGAATTCTCCATGGGCCTGCGCTTTCAGCAGCAATCGGCCGAGATCCGCGCCCTGCAACGTCAGGCCTTCAACCTGGCCACGATGCGGCTGGATGCGGCGGTCGAGGGTGCGGACGATCCCGCGAAACTGGCCGTCGTCACCGATCTGGACGAGACGGTGATCGACAACAGCGCGCTTCTGGCGCGCGATCTGGCCGATTGTCACATGTATGACGTCTGGGACACCTGGCTGCCCTGGGAACGCGACGGCGATCCGACGCTGGTGCCGGGGGCCAGGGAGTTTCTGGACCATGCCGACGGGCTGGGGGTGACGATCCGCTATGTCTCGGACCGCTCGGACCAGCAGAAACAGCATACGCTGGACACGCTGAGCGAACTGGGCCTGCCGCAGGTCAGCGAGGAATCGGTGCTGCTGCTGGGCCCGCCCAAGACCGAGCGTCGCGACCTGGTCGCGCAGGATCACCAGATCGTGCTGTTGCTGGGCGACACGCTGCACGATTTCGACGGGCGGTTCCGCAAGACCCCGCTGGAGGATCAGAAGGCGACCGTGGACGAGGAGGCGGCGAAATGGGGCGATATGTGGATCGTGCTGCCCAACGCCTCTTACGGGACGTGGTCGGATGCAACGCTGACCGAATGGCAGGCCGAGCCGGTGATCGAGCCGTGGGAATAG
- a CDS encoding YVTN family beta-propeller repeat protein, with the protein MRHLLTLILCLAAAPAMANRVFVSNEKGNDVTVLDSDTLEVIGTYPVGNRPRGITISPDGSELYVCASDDDLVRVFDPETMEELHTLPSGPDPELFVLHPSGNPLYIANEDDNLVTVVDTETHQVLAEIPVGVEPEGMGVSPDGKVVINTSETTNMAHFIDTDSFEIFANVLVDSRPRFAEYNHDGSKLYVSAEIGGTVSVIDPESQQIVHKIEFDIPGVLPEAIQPVGVRVTQDGRKVFVALGPANRVAIVDGETDRVTDYLLVGQRVWQMAFTPDEKYLFTTNGNSNDVSVIDVAAERVVKSVPVGQQPWGVVVAPD; encoded by the coding sequence ATGAGACATCTGCTTACCCTGATCCTGTGCCTTGCCGCCGCGCCCGCGATGGCCAACCGCGTCTTCGTCAGCAACGAAAAGGGCAACGACGTCACCGTTCTGGACAGCGACACGCTGGAGGTGATCGGCACCTATCCGGTCGGCAACCGCCCGCGCGGCATCACCATCAGCCCGGACGGCTCCGAACTCTATGTCTGCGCCTCGGACGACGATCTGGTGCGCGTCTTCGACCCCGAAACCATGGAGGAGCTGCACACCCTGCCCTCGGGTCCGGACCCGGAACTGTTCGTGCTGCACCCGTCGGGAAACCCGCTCTATATCGCGAACGAGGACGACAACCTCGTGACCGTGGTAGACACCGAAACCCATCAGGTGCTGGCCGAGATCCCGGTGGGCGTCGAACCCGAGGGGATGGGCGTCAGCCCCGACGGCAAGGTGGTCATCAACACCTCGGAAACCACCAACATGGCGCATTTCATCGACACCGACAGTTTCGAGATTTTCGCCAACGTGCTGGTCGATTCGCGCCCGCGCTTTGCCGAATACAACCATGACGGCAGCAAGCTGTATGTCAGCGCCGAGATCGGCGGCACGGTCAGCGTGATCGACCCCGAAAGCCAGCAGATCGTCCACAAGATCGAATTCGACATTCCGGGCGTTCTGCCCGAGGCGATCCAGCCCGTGGGCGTGCGCGTGACGCAGGACGGCAGGAAGGTGTTCGTGGCCCTGGGGCCGGCCAATCGCGTCGCCATCGTCGATGGCGAGACCGATCGGGTCACCGATTATCTGCTGGTCGGGCAGCGCGTCTGGCAGATGGCCTTCACCCCGGACGAGAAATACCTGTTCACCACCAACGGCAACTCGAACGACGTGTCGGTGATCGACGTGGCGGCCGAACGGGTGGTGAAATCCGTGCCCGTCGGCCAGCAGCCATGGGGCGTGGTGGTGGCGCCGGACTGA
- a CDS encoding MFS transporter: MQMTVDEALARGGTGRFQWRLLGIFGLVWAADAMQVIAVGFAAPSVAATFGIERVTAFQIGTVFFLGMFVGAWGFGRLADRVGRRNLLILTVAMDAVFGLASVFAQDFTWLLVLRFLTGAAVGGTLPVDYAMMAEFLPPRNRGRWLVWLEGFWAVGTIVIALTAWIAAANGAVAPWRWIFAIAALPALIGIFLRIWVPESPMYLVRKGRTDQAHKVLDRVLAANGAQALPRDVTLIPAPVPAGAETSIFAPMLRSRTIGVLAVWFLVSLSYYGVFVWVPGQLATEGFGFVRGYGFLVILALAQIPGYALAAWGVEALGRRTTLMGFLILSAAGCFLFTVASGTAMVASALMLMSFSLLGTWGALYAFTPELYPTHLRGTGMGTASAMARLGGILAPSMLALVFARGFGFAIGVFAVLLLLAAAALLLVRAETRDQAIG; encoded by the coding sequence ATGCAGATGACCGTGGACGAGGCGCTGGCGCGCGGCGGAACCGGCCGGTTCCAGTGGCGGCTTCTGGGCATCTTCGGGCTGGTCTGGGCGGCCGATGCGATGCAGGTCATCGCCGTGGGCTTTGCCGCGCCCTCGGTCGCCGCCACGTTCGGGATCGAGCGTGTGACCGCCTTCCAGATCGGCACCGTGTTCTTTCTGGGCATGTTCGTCGGCGCCTGGGGCTTCGGGCGTCTGGCCGACCGGGTGGGCCGGCGCAACCTGCTGATCCTGACCGTGGCGATGGACGCGGTCTTCGGCCTCGCCTCGGTCTTTGCGCAGGATTTCACCTGGCTTCTGGTGCTGCGCTTTTTGACCGGCGCGGCGGTCGGCGGCACGCTGCCCGTCGATTACGCGATGATGGCCGAATTCCTGCCGCCCCGGAACCGCGGCCGCTGGCTGGTCTGGCTTGAAGGCTTCTGGGCCGTCGGCACCATCGTCATCGCCCTGACCGCCTGGATCGCCGCCGCCAACGGCGCGGTCGCGCCCTGGCGCTGGATCTTCGCCATCGCGGCCCTGCCCGCGCTGATCGGGATCTTCCTGCGCATCTGGGTGCCCGAATCGCCGATGTATCTGGTCCGCAAGGGCCGCACCGATCAGGCGCACAAGGTCCTTGACCGGGTGCTGGCCGCGAACGGCGCGCAGGCCCTGCCGCGCGATGTGACGCTGATCCCCGCGCCGGTGCCCGCCGGGGCGGAAACCTCGATCTTCGCGCCGATGCTGCGCAGCCGCACCATCGGCGTGCTGGCCGTGTGGTTCCTGGTCTCGCTGTCCTATTACGGCGTGTTCGTCTGGGTGCCGGGCCAGCTTGCGACCGAAGGCTTCGGCTTCGTGCGCGGCTATGGCTTTCTGGTGATCCTGGCGCTGGCGCAGATCCCCGGCTATGCGCTGGCCGCCTGGGGGGTCGAGGCGCTGGGCCGGCGCACGACGCTGATGGGGTTTTTGATCCTCAGCGCGGCGGGCTGTTTCCTGTTCACCGTGGCCTCGGGCACCGCGATGGTTGCCAGCGCCCTGATGCTGATGAGCTTTTCGTTGCTGGGCACATGGGGCGCGCTTTATGCCTTTACCCCCGAACTCTACCCCACCCATCTGCGCGGCACCGGCATGGGCACGGCCAGCGCGATGGCGCGTCTGGGCGGGATTCTGGCGCCCAGCATGCTGGCCCTGGTCTTCGCGCGCGGTTTCGGCTTTGCCATCGGCGTCTTCGCGGTGCTGCTGCTGCTGGCGGCGGCGGCGCTGCTGCTGGTCCGGGCCGAAACCCGCGATCAGGCCATCGGCTGA
- a CDS encoding ABC transporter substrate-binding protein: MFKRIMGLLAGACLCAGPAAAQQQPEMTVIRAAVLRVDDPGLPPISRLDLPPDDLGFAGARLAIQDNDTTGRFMNQDFEADEIAADPDSAAARLAGLLDDGVQFVVVMADDATTLALSDQAGDRAMILNAMARGDDLRGADCRFNTIHVAPSHAMLADALAQFLIWKNWPRWFLIQGSHPADTALADAYRRAAAKFGAKIVEDRVFEDTGGARRTDSGHVQVQRQMPVFTQRAADHDVVVAADEADVFAPYLPYQVWDPRPVTGSAGLVPRSWHPAMESWGASQFQNRFEELAGRPIREADYQAWLALRMIGEAATRTQSGDPQVLRDFMLSDRFEVAGFKGQKLTLRDWDHQVRQPILLTTGALTASVSPQEQFLHQTSQLDTLGIDRPETECQFPEAP; the protein is encoded by the coding sequence ATGTTCAAGAGAATCATGGGACTTTTGGCTGGTGCCTGTCTGTGTGCCGGCCCCGCCGCCGCGCAGCAGCAGCCCGAGATGACGGTGATCCGCGCCGCCGTGCTGCGCGTCGATGATCCCGGCCTGCCGCCGATCTCGCGGCTGGATCTGCCGCCCGACGATCTGGGCTTTGCCGGCGCGCGGCTTGCGATCCAGGACAACGACACGACCGGCCGCTTCATGAACCAGGATTTCGAAGCCGACGAGATCGCGGCCGACCCGGACTCCGCCGCGGCCCGGCTTGCCGGGCTTCTGGACGATGGCGTCCAGTTCGTCGTGGTGATGGCCGACGACGCGACCACGCTGGCGCTGTCCGATCAGGCCGGCGACCGGGCGATGATCCTGAACGCGATGGCGCGCGGCGACGATCTGCGCGGCGCGGATTGCCGGTTCAACACCATCCATGTCGCGCCCAGCCACGCCATGCTGGCCGATGCGCTGGCGCAGTTCCTGATCTGGAAGAACTGGCCGCGCTGGTTCCTGATCCAGGGCAGCCACCCCGCCGACACCGCGCTGGCCGACGCCTATCGCCGCGCGGCGGCGAAATTCGGCGCGAAGATCGTCGAGGATCGCGTGTTCGAGGATACCGGCGGCGCCCGGCGCACCGATTCGGGCCATGTGCAGGTCCAGCGCCAGATGCCCGTCTTCACGCAACGGGCCGCCGATCACGACGTCGTCGTGGCCGCGGACGAGGCCGATGTCTTCGCGCCCTATCTGCCCTATCAGGTCTGGGACCCGCGCCCCGTCACCGGCTCGGCCGGGCTGGTGCCGCGCAGCTGGCATCCCGCGATGGAATCCTGGGGCGCCTCGCAGTTCCAGAACCGGTTCGAGGAACTGGCCGGCCGCCCCATACGCGAGGCCGATTACCAGGCATGGCTGGCCCTGCGGATGATCGGCGAGGCGGCGACGCGCACGCAGTCGGGCGATCCGCAGGTGCTGCGCGATTTCATGCTGTCCGACCGGTTCGAGGTCGCGGGCTTCAAGGGCCAGAAACTGACCCTGCGCGACTGGGATCACCAGGTCCGTCAGCCGATCCTGCTGACCACGGGCGCGCTGACCGCCTCGGTCAGCCCGCAGGAACAGTTCCTGCACCAGACCAGCCAGCTTGACACACTGGGCATCGACCGCCCGGAAACCGAATGCCAGTTCCCGGAGGCGCCATGA
- a CDS encoding PQQ-dependent catabolism-associated CXXCW motif protein: protein MILRAAALLLAFALPATAQVPEPAGFRGPPYSAPVPATLAGATVIDGKQAVAMHARGVMFIDVYPRTRKPQGLPQGTIWRESRHQTIPGALWLWDTGYERLADAEQARLAAGLQQASSGDRAAPLVIFCRADCWQSWNAGKRAVAMGYTGVHWFPGGTEAWQAASGDDLVDADPVQP from the coding sequence ATGATCCTGCGCGCGGCCGCCTTGCTGCTGGCGTTTGCCCTGCCCGCCACGGCACAGGTGCCCGAGCCTGCGGGCTTTCGCGGCCCGCCCTATTCCGCGCCGGTTCCCGCAACACTGGCCGGCGCCACCGTCATCGACGGCAAGCAGGCGGTGGCGATGCACGCGCGCGGCGTTATGTTCATCGACGTCTATCCCCGCACCCGCAAGCCGCAGGGCCTGCCCCAGGGAACGATCTGGCGCGAATCGCGCCACCAGACGATCCCCGGCGCGCTGTGGCTGTGGGACACGGGATACGAGCGGCTGGCGGACGCCGAACAGGCCCGGCTGGCCGCCGGGCTGCAACAGGCCAGTTCCGGCGACCGGGCCGCGCCCTTGGTGATCTTCTGCCGCGCCGATTGCTGGCAAAGCTGGAATGCCGGCAAGCGCGCGGTCGCGATGGGCTATACCGGCGTGCACTGGTTTCCCGGCGGGACCGAGGCGTGGCAGGCCGCCTCGGGCGACGATCTGGTCGACGCCGACCCCGTGCAGCCCTGA
- a CDS encoding ABC transporter ATP-binding protein codes for MTPDALAIDNVSHSFGRVQALSDVSLRVRRGGFTALLGVNGAGKTTLFSLITRLYDNRSGTIRVAGYDLRARPAQALARLGVVFQTRAMDADLSVRQNLAYHASLHGIPARTARARIQHVLDQVDLTDKGHDRVGALSGGQQRRAEIARALIHQPDILLLDEATAGLDVKSRAEVLALTRRLIAQNQVSALWATHILDEIQPDDDLVILHQGRVLRQGRADGIAGRQGLTQAFLDLTGVVT; via the coding sequence ATGACCCCCGACGCGCTTGCCATCGACAATGTCAGCCACAGCTTTGGCCGCGTGCAGGCGCTGTCCGATGTGTCGCTGCGGGTCCGGCGCGGCGGGTTCACCGCGCTTCTGGGCGTGAACGGTGCGGGCAAGACGACGCTGTTTTCGCTGATCACCCGGCTTTACGACAACCGCTCGGGCACGATCCGCGTGGCCGGGTACGATCTGCGCGCGCGACCCGCGCAGGCGCTGGCGCGCCTGGGCGTGGTCTTTCAGACCCGCGCGATGGATGCCGATCTCAGCGTGCGCCAGAACCTGGCCTATCACGCCAGCCTGCACGGCATCCCCGCGCGCACGGCGCGCGCCCGGATCCAGCATGTGCTGGACCAGGTGGACCTGACCGACAAGGGCCACGACCGCGTCGGTGCGCTGTCGGGCGGCCAGCAGCGCCGGGCCGAGATCGCGCGCGCCCTGATCCACCAGCCCGACATCCTGCTGCTGGACGAGGCGACGGCCGGGCTGGACGTGAAATCGCGCGCCGAGGTGCTGGCCCTGACCCGCCGCCTGATCGCGCAGAACCAGGTCTCGGCCCTGTGGGCCACCCATATCCTCGACGAGATCCAGCCCGACGACGATCTGGTCATCCTGCATCAGGGCCGCGTGCTGCGTCAGGGCCGCGCCGACGGGATCGCCGGCCGGCAGGGGCTGACGCAGGCGTTTCTGGACTTGACCGGGGTGGTCACATGA
- a CDS encoding LolA family protein — MNRRIFAFAPAAALVLSLGLAVPALAAKIPLNEISRYLNSLTTVTAEFTQVNPDGTISTGTVYIRRPGRVRFEYNNDKTLVVASGGNVTIVDPKSNGGPQSYPLSKTPLSIILARNVDLGRANMVTGYTEAKNSTVVTAQDPAHPEYGNIQMVFTSPTELRQWVVTDDAGQKTTVILGEMRKGGAIPDSKFVLR, encoded by the coding sequence ATGAACAGACGCATCTTCGCCTTCGCGCCCGCCGCCGCCCTTGTCCTCAGCCTCGGCCTTGCCGTTCCGGCCCTGGCCGCCAAGATCCCGCTGAACGAGATTTCGCGCTATCTGAACAGCCTGACCACGGTCACGGCCGAATTCACGCAGGTGAACCCGGATGGCACGATCTCGACCGGGACGGTCTATATCCGCCGGCCCGGACGAGTGCGGTTCGAATACAACAACGACAAGACGCTGGTCGTCGCCTCGGGCGGGAATGTCACCATCGTCGATCCCAAGTCGAATGGCGGGCCGCAAAGCTATCCGCTGTCGAAAACGCCGCTGTCGATCATCCTGGCGCGCAATGTCGATCTGGGACGCGCCAACATGGTGACGGGATATACCGAGGCGAAGAATTCCACCGTGGTGACGGCGCAGGACCCGGCGCATCCGGAATACGGCAATATCCAGATGGTCTTTACCAGCCCGACCGAGCTGCGCCAGTGGGTCGTCACCGACGATGCCGGCCAGAAGACCACGGTGATCCTGGGCGAGATGCGCAAGGGCGGCGCGATCCCGGATTCGAAATTCGTCCTGCGCTGA
- a CDS encoding ABC transporter permease: MTDIAFPPRAWAVAFTGITRRETLRFVNQRGRFLAALVRPLVWLFIFAAGFRAILGLSITPPYQTYVLYEVYVTPGLCAMIQLFNGMQSSLSMVYDRETGAMRTLLVSPFPRWFLLAAKLVAGVFVSLIQVYTFLAIAWFWDVRPPVWGYLAVLPALILSGLMLGAMGLFLSSAIRQLENFAGVMNFVIFPMFFASSALYPLWRMRESSTLLHDICAINPFTHAVELIRFALYLQVNWLSLAVVAGCLAAFFGGAVLMYDPAKGLWTRRKGAR, encoded by the coding sequence ATGACCGACATCGCCTTTCCGCCGCGCGCCTGGGCGGTGGCGTTCACCGGCATCACCCGGCGCGAGACGCTGCGTTTCGTCAATCAGCGCGGCCGGTTTCTGGCCGCGCTGGTGCGTCCGCTGGTCTGGCTGTTCATCTTCGCCGCCGGGTTCCGCGCCATCCTGGGCCTGTCGATCACGCCGCCCTATCAGACCTATGTGCTGTACGAGGTCTACGTGACGCCCGGACTGTGCGCGATGATCCAGCTGTTCAACGGCATGCAATCGTCGCTGTCGATGGTCTATGACCGCGAAACCGGGGCGATGCGGACCCTGCTGGTCAGCCCGTTTCCGCGCTGGTTCCTGCTGGCCGCGAAACTGGTCGCGGGCGTCTTCGTGTCGCTGATCCAGGTCTATACGTTTCTGGCGATCGCATGGTTCTGGGACGTGCGGCCGCCGGTCTGGGGCTATCTGGCGGTGCTGCCGGCGCTGATCCTGTCGGGGCTGATGCTGGGGGCGATGGGGCTGTTCCTGTCCTCGGCCATCCGCCAGCTGGAAAATTTCGCCGGGGTGATGAACTTCGTGATCTTCCCGATGTTCTTCGCGTCCTCGGCGCTGTATCCGCTGTGGCGGATGCGCGAAAGCTCGACCCTGCTGCACGACATCTGCGCCATCAATCCCTTTACCCACGCCGTCGAACTGATCCGCTTCGCGCTGTATCTTCAGGTGAACTGGCTGTCGCTGGCGGTGGTGGCGGGGTGTCTGGCGGCGTTTTTCGGCGGCGCGGTCTTGATGTACGATCCCGCCAAGGGGCTGTGGACCCGCAGAAAGGGGGCAAGATGA